The Meles meles chromosome 12, mMelMel3.1 paternal haplotype, whole genome shotgun sequence genome includes a window with the following:
- the TPST2 gene encoding protein-tyrosine sulfotransferase 2 isoform X3, whose translation MRLSVRRALLAAGCALALVLAVQVGQQVLECRAVLGGPRGPRRAMRPEQEDLVMVGANHVEYRYGKAMPLIFVGGVPRSGTTLMRAMLDAHPEVRCGEETRIIPRVLAMRQAWSKSGREKLRLDEAGVTDEVLDAAMQAFILEVIAKHGEPARVLCNKDPFTLKSSVYLSRLFPNSKFLLMVRDGRASVHSMITRKVTIAGFDLSSYRDCLTKWNKAIEVMYAQCMEVGKDKCLPVYYEQLVLHPRRSLKIILDFLGIAWSDAVLHHEDLIGKPGGVSLSNLFFLPRIERSTDQVIKPVNLEALSKWTGHIPGDVVRDMAQIAPMLARLGYDPYANPPNYGNPDPIVVNNTHRVLKGDYKTPANLKGYFQVNQNTTSSHLGSS comes from the exons ATGCGCCTGTCGGTGCGGAGGGCGCTGCTGGCGGCCGGCTGCGCCCTGGCCCTGGTGCTGGCGGTCCAGGTGGGGCAGCAGGTGCTGGAGTGCCGCGCGGTACTGGGGGGTCCACGCGGCCCCCGGCGCGCCATGCGGCCGGAACAGGAGGACCTGGTGATGGTGGGCGCGAACCACGTGGAGTACCGCTATGGCAAGGCCATGCCGCTTATCTTCGTAGGGGGCGTGCCCCGCAGCGGTACGACATTGATGCGCGCCATGCTGGACGCCCACCCCGAGGTGCGCTGCGGCGAGGAGACGCGTATCATCCCACGTGTGCTTGCCATGCGCCAGGCCTGGTCCAAGTCCGGCCGCGAGAAGCTGCGGCTAGATGAGGCAGGCGTGACGGACGAGGTGCTAGATGCCGCCATGCAGGCCTTCATCCTGGAGGTGATCGCCAAGCACGGTGAGCCGGCGCGCGTGCTGTGCAACAAGGACCCCTTCACGCTCAAGTCCTCTGTGTACCTGTCTCGCCTGTTCCCCAACTCCAAGTTCCTGCTAATGGTGCGGGATGGCCGGGCGTCCGTGCACTCCATGATTACCCGCAAGGTCACCATCGCCGGCTTCGACCTCAGCAGCTACCGTGACTGCCTCACCAAGTGGAACAAGGCCATCGAGGTGATGTACGCCCAGTGCATGGAGGTGGGCAAGGACAAGTGCCTGCCTGTGTACTACGAGCAGCTGGTGTTGCACCCCAGGCGCTCCCTCAAGATCATCCTGGACTTCCTGGGCATCGCCTGGAGCGATGCTGTCCTGCACCACGAGGACCTCATTGGCAAGCCTGGGGGCGTGTCCCTGTCCAA CCTGTTCTTTCTTCCCAGGATTGAACGATCCACAGACCAGGTCATCAAGCCTGTGAACCTGGAAGCCCTCTCCAAGTGGACTGGCCACATCCCTGGGGACGTGGTGAGGGACATGGCCCAGATCGCGCCCATGCTGGCTCGGCTCGGCTATGACCCCTATGCAAACCCGCCCAACTACGGCAACCCTGACCCCATCGTTGTCAACAACACACACCGG GTCTTGAAGGGAGACTATAAAACACCAGCCAATCTGAAAGGATATTTTCAG GTGAACCAGAACACCACCTCCTCCCACTTAGGAAGCTCATGA
- the TPST2 gene encoding protein-tyrosine sulfotransferase 2 isoform X1 produces MCPRPSRAHRGQPVDSLAERPQGLGPSDESAQGRCEPRRPPADRSLKQACHPRPSMRLSVRRALLAAGCALALVLAVQVGQQVLECRAVLGGPRGPRRAMRPEQEDLVMVGANHVEYRYGKAMPLIFVGGVPRSGTTLMRAMLDAHPEVRCGEETRIIPRVLAMRQAWSKSGREKLRLDEAGVTDEVLDAAMQAFILEVIAKHGEPARVLCNKDPFTLKSSVYLSRLFPNSKFLLMVRDGRASVHSMITRKVTIAGFDLSSYRDCLTKWNKAIEVMYAQCMEVGKDKCLPVYYEQLVLHPRRSLKIILDFLGIAWSDAVLHHEDLIGKPGGVSLSNLFFLPRIERSTDQVIKPVNLEALSKWTGHIPGDVVRDMAQIAPMLARLGYDPYANPPNYGNPDPIVVNNTHRVLKGDYKTPANLKGYFQVNQNTTSSHLGSS; encoded by the exons GGGTCAGCCGGTGGACAGTCTTGCCGAGCGGCCACAAGGACTGGGACCCAGCGATGAGAGTGCCCAGGGAAG atGTGAGCCCCGCCGGCCCCCCGCTGACCGGTCGCTGAAGCAGGCCTGCCACCCCAGGCCCAGCATGCGCCTGTCGGTGCGGAGGGCGCTGCTGGCGGCCGGCTGCGCCCTGGCCCTGGTGCTGGCGGTCCAGGTGGGGCAGCAGGTGCTGGAGTGCCGCGCGGTACTGGGGGGTCCACGCGGCCCCCGGCGCGCCATGCGGCCGGAACAGGAGGACCTGGTGATGGTGGGCGCGAACCACGTGGAGTACCGCTATGGCAAGGCCATGCCGCTTATCTTCGTAGGGGGCGTGCCCCGCAGCGGTACGACATTGATGCGCGCCATGCTGGACGCCCACCCCGAGGTGCGCTGCGGCGAGGAGACGCGTATCATCCCACGTGTGCTTGCCATGCGCCAGGCCTGGTCCAAGTCCGGCCGCGAGAAGCTGCGGCTAGATGAGGCAGGCGTGACGGACGAGGTGCTAGATGCCGCCATGCAGGCCTTCATCCTGGAGGTGATCGCCAAGCACGGTGAGCCGGCGCGCGTGCTGTGCAACAAGGACCCCTTCACGCTCAAGTCCTCTGTGTACCTGTCTCGCCTGTTCCCCAACTCCAAGTTCCTGCTAATGGTGCGGGATGGCCGGGCGTCCGTGCACTCCATGATTACCCGCAAGGTCACCATCGCCGGCTTCGACCTCAGCAGCTACCGTGACTGCCTCACCAAGTGGAACAAGGCCATCGAGGTGATGTACGCCCAGTGCATGGAGGTGGGCAAGGACAAGTGCCTGCCTGTGTACTACGAGCAGCTGGTGTTGCACCCCAGGCGCTCCCTCAAGATCATCCTGGACTTCCTGGGCATCGCCTGGAGCGATGCTGTCCTGCACCACGAGGACCTCATTGGCAAGCCTGGGGGCGTGTCCCTGTCCAA CCTGTTCTTTCTTCCCAGGATTGAACGATCCACAGACCAGGTCATCAAGCCTGTGAACCTGGAAGCCCTCTCCAAGTGGACTGGCCACATCCCTGGGGACGTGGTGAGGGACATGGCCCAGATCGCGCCCATGCTGGCTCGGCTCGGCTATGACCCCTATGCAAACCCGCCCAACTACGGCAACCCTGACCCCATCGTTGTCAACAACACACACCGG GTCTTGAAGGGAGACTATAAAACACCAGCCAATCTGAAAGGATATTTTCAG GTGAACCAGAACACCACCTCCTCCCACTTAGGAAGCTCATGA
- the TPST2 gene encoding protein-tyrosine sulfotransferase 2 isoform X2, whose protein sequence is MCPRPSRAHRGQPVDSLAERPQGLGPSDESAQGRCEPRRPPADRSLKQACHPRPSMRLSVRRALLAAGCALALVLAVQVGQQVLECRAVLGGPRGPRRAMRPEQEDLVMVGANHVEYRYGKAMPLIFVGGVPRSGTTLMRAMLDAHPEVRCGEETRIIPRVLAMRQAWSKSGREKLRLDEAGVTDEVLDAAMQAFILEVIAKHGEPARVLCNKDPFTLKSSVYLSRLFPNSKFLLMVRDGRASVHSMITRKVTIAGFDLSSYRDCLTKWNKAIEVMYAQCMEVGKDKCLPVYYEQLVLHPRRSLKIILDFLGIAWSDAVLHHEDLIGKPGGVSLSKIERSTDQVIKPVNLEALSKWTGHIPGDVVRDMAQIAPMLARLGYDPYANPPNYGNPDPIVVNNTHRVLKGDYKTPANLKGYFQVNQNTTSSHLGSS, encoded by the exons GGGTCAGCCGGTGGACAGTCTTGCCGAGCGGCCACAAGGACTGGGACCCAGCGATGAGAGTGCCCAGGGAAG atGTGAGCCCCGCCGGCCCCCCGCTGACCGGTCGCTGAAGCAGGCCTGCCACCCCAGGCCCAGCATGCGCCTGTCGGTGCGGAGGGCGCTGCTGGCGGCCGGCTGCGCCCTGGCCCTGGTGCTGGCGGTCCAGGTGGGGCAGCAGGTGCTGGAGTGCCGCGCGGTACTGGGGGGTCCACGCGGCCCCCGGCGCGCCATGCGGCCGGAACAGGAGGACCTGGTGATGGTGGGCGCGAACCACGTGGAGTACCGCTATGGCAAGGCCATGCCGCTTATCTTCGTAGGGGGCGTGCCCCGCAGCGGTACGACATTGATGCGCGCCATGCTGGACGCCCACCCCGAGGTGCGCTGCGGCGAGGAGACGCGTATCATCCCACGTGTGCTTGCCATGCGCCAGGCCTGGTCCAAGTCCGGCCGCGAGAAGCTGCGGCTAGATGAGGCAGGCGTGACGGACGAGGTGCTAGATGCCGCCATGCAGGCCTTCATCCTGGAGGTGATCGCCAAGCACGGTGAGCCGGCGCGCGTGCTGTGCAACAAGGACCCCTTCACGCTCAAGTCCTCTGTGTACCTGTCTCGCCTGTTCCCCAACTCCAAGTTCCTGCTAATGGTGCGGGATGGCCGGGCGTCCGTGCACTCCATGATTACCCGCAAGGTCACCATCGCCGGCTTCGACCTCAGCAGCTACCGTGACTGCCTCACCAAGTGGAACAAGGCCATCGAGGTGATGTACGCCCAGTGCATGGAGGTGGGCAAGGACAAGTGCCTGCCTGTGTACTACGAGCAGCTGGTGTTGCACCCCAGGCGCTCCCTCAAGATCATCCTGGACTTCCTGGGCATCGCCTGGAGCGATGCTGTCCTGCACCACGAGGACCTCATTGGCAAGCCTGGGGGCGTGTCCCTGTCCAA GATTGAACGATCCACAGACCAGGTCATCAAGCCTGTGAACCTGGAAGCCCTCTCCAAGTGGACTGGCCACATCCCTGGGGACGTGGTGAGGGACATGGCCCAGATCGCGCCCATGCTGGCTCGGCTCGGCTATGACCCCTATGCAAACCCGCCCAACTACGGCAACCCTGACCCCATCGTTGTCAACAACACACACCGG GTCTTGAAGGGAGACTATAAAACACCAGCCAATCTGAAAGGATATTTTCAG GTGAACCAGAACACCACCTCCTCCCACTTAGGAAGCTCATGA